In a genomic window of Nodosilinea sp. E11:
- a CDS encoding glycogen/starch/alpha-glucan phosphorylase: protein MDTPSPVDVAVSTALAKERTATDIESIKRTFLNNLFYVQGKPVSLATQHDYYMALAYLVRDRMLHRWNGTAESYTQHRARTVCYLSAEFLMGPHLGNNLINMGIYEPVKQAMEELGLDFDTLLAQEEEPGLGNGGLGRLAACYLDSLASLEVPSVGYGIRYEFGIFEQDLRDGWQVERTDKWLRYGNPWEVARPEWSVEVKFGGYTETYIDDQNRYRVRWVPDREVLGVPYDTPILGYQVHTANTLRLWKAEAIESFDFAVFNQGNYYGAVEQKVASENISKVLYPNDDTQAGKQLRLEQQFFFVSCSLQDMCRILKGQGMTVEQFHEKFALQLNDTHPAIAAPELMRLLLDEYGLDWTLAWEITQKTLAYTNHTLLPEALEKWPVSLFGTLLPRHLEIIYEINRRFLDLVRMKFPKDADRLARMSLIDESGDRYVRMANLACVSSHTINGVAALHSELLKETVLRDFYELFPEKFCNKTNGVTPRRWMVLSNPRLSTLITSRIGDRWIKQLDELKAIEPLAADAGFRDEWRAIKQAVKRDLASRIHSQHGVLVDPASLFDVQVKRIHEYKRQHLNVLHIVTLYSQLKQNPNLTVTPRTFIFSGKAAPGYHMAKLMIKLITAVGDMVNKDPDLRNQIKVIFLPNYNVTNSQRIYPASDLSEQISTAGFEASGTGNMKFAMNGALTIGTLDGANVEIRDAVGAENFFLFGLTAPEVVALKTQGYNPYSYYQRNAMLKDAVDLIASGHFSHGDGDLFKPLLDKLLHHDPFMLLADYQAYIDCQKTVGHAYSDSDSWTRMAILNSVRMGSFSSDRSIAEYCSDIWKVAPFPVGLVDYGDIGGESGGKLTCKLS from the coding sequence ATGGATACTCCTTCCCCCGTAGACGTGGCCGTATCCACTGCCCTGGCCAAAGAGCGCACTGCCACCGACATCGAGAGCATTAAGCGGACGTTTCTCAACAATCTGTTTTATGTGCAGGGCAAGCCGGTGTCGCTGGCCACCCAGCACGACTATTACATGGCCCTGGCCTACCTGGTGCGCGATCGCATGCTGCACCGCTGGAATGGCACCGCCGAGAGCTATACCCAGCACCGCGCCCGCACGGTCTGCTACCTGTCGGCGGAGTTTTTGATGGGGCCACACCTGGGCAACAACTTGATCAACATGGGCATCTACGAGCCGGTGAAGCAGGCCATGGAAGAACTGGGGCTTGACTTTGATACCCTGCTGGCCCAGGAGGAGGAGCCGGGGCTGGGGAACGGCGGCCTGGGTCGCCTAGCCGCCTGCTATTTGGATTCCCTGGCCTCTCTTGAAGTGCCCTCGGTGGGCTACGGCATTCGCTACGAGTTTGGCATTTTTGAGCAAGACCTGCGCGACGGCTGGCAGGTGGAACGCACCGACAAATGGCTGCGCTACGGCAATCCTTGGGAGGTGGCCCGCCCTGAGTGGTCGGTCGAGGTCAAGTTTGGCGGCTACACCGAAACCTACATCGATGACCAGAACCGCTACCGGGTGCGCTGGGTGCCCGATCGCGAAGTGCTGGGGGTGCCCTACGACACGCCGATCTTGGGCTACCAGGTGCACACCGCCAATACCCTGCGCCTCTGGAAGGCCGAGGCGATCGAATCCTTTGACTTTGCGGTGTTTAACCAAGGCAACTACTACGGTGCAGTTGAGCAAAAAGTTGCCTCAGAAAATATCTCTAAGGTGCTCTACCCCAACGACGACACCCAGGCGGGCAAGCAGCTACGCCTAGAACAGCAGTTTTTCTTTGTGTCTTGCTCGCTGCAAGATATGTGCCGCATTCTCAAGGGGCAGGGTATGACCGTGGAGCAGTTCCACGAGAAGTTTGCCCTTCAGCTCAATGACACTCACCCGGCGATCGCGGCCCCTGAGCTGATGCGCCTGCTGCTCGACGAGTATGGCCTCGACTGGACTCTGGCTTGGGAAATTACCCAAAAGACCCTGGCCTACACCAACCATACCCTCTTGCCCGAAGCGCTGGAAAAGTGGCCCGTCAGCCTGTTTGGCACCCTGCTGCCCCGCCATCTCGAGATCATTTACGAGATTAACCGCCGCTTTCTTGACTTAGTGCGGATGAAGTTTCCTAAGGATGCCGACCGGCTGGCCCGCATGTCGTTGATTGACGAGAGCGGCGATCGCTACGTGCGGATGGCCAACCTAGCCTGTGTCAGCAGCCACACCATCAACGGGGTCGCCGCCCTGCACAGCGAGCTGCTCAAAGAAACTGTCCTGCGCGACTTCTACGAGCTATTTCCCGAAAAGTTTTGCAACAAGACCAACGGCGTCACCCCCCGCCGCTGGATGGTACTCAGCAACCCCCGCCTGAGCACCCTGATCACCAGCCGGATTGGCGATCGCTGGATTAAGCAGCTAGACGAACTGAAGGCGATCGAACCCCTGGCTGCCGACGCAGGCTTTCGCGACGAGTGGCGGGCGATTAAACAGGCGGTCAAGCGCGATCTGGCCAGCCGCATCCACAGCCAGCACGGTGTTTTGGTCGACCCCGCCTCGCTGTTCGACGTGCAGGTGAAGCGCATCCACGAGTACAAGCGTCAGCACCTCAATGTGCTGCACATTGTCACCCTCTACAGCCAGCTCAAGCAAAACCCCAACCTCACGGTCACCCCCCGCACGTTTATCTTTAGCGGCAAGGCGGCCCCCGGCTATCACATGGCCAAGCTGATGATCAAGCTGATCACCGCCGTAGGCGACATGGTCAACAAAGACCCCGACCTGCGCAACCAGATCAAGGTCATTTTCTTACCCAACTACAACGTCACCAATAGCCAGCGCATTTACCCGGCCTCCGACCTGTCTGAGCAAATTTCTACTGCGGGCTTTGAGGCCTCGGGCACTGGCAATATGAAATTTGCCATGAACGGAGCGCTCACCATTGGCACTCTCGATGGTGCCAACGTAGAGATCCGCGATGCGGTGGGGGCCGAGAACTTCTTCCTGTTTGGCCTCACCGCCCCTGAGGTGGTCGCCCTCAAAACCCAGGGCTACAACCCCTATAGCTACTACCAGCGCAACGCCATGCTCAAGGATGCCGTCGATCTGATTGCCTCGGGCCACTTTTCCCACGGCGATGGCGATCTATTTAAGCCGCTACTCGATAAATTGCTGCACCACGACCCGTTTATGCTGCTGGCCGACTACCAGGCCTACATCGATTGCCAG